Genomic DNA from Desulfovibrio sp.:
AGATTTTCGCACCAAGGCTTTTGGCGATGGCTTGCCCACCAAGCTGAAGAAAATGATCAAAAAGGCTGGCATCGGCCATATTGATATGAAGGGCCGCTTTGTTGCCATCAAACTGCACTTTGGGGAGCTTGGCAACATCAGCTACCTGCGCCCCAACTATGCGCGCGCCGTTGTTGACACGGTCAAGGATTTTGGCGGCAAACCTTTTTTGACCGACTGCAACACCATGTATCCCGGCAGCCGCAAAAATGCCCTGGAACATCTGGAATGCGCCTGGCAGAACGGTTTTACGCCCCTTACGGTGAATTGTCCCATCATCATTGGCGACGGACTCAAAGGCACGGACGAAGCCCTTGTACCTGTGGTGGGCGGCGAATATGTCAAGGAAGCCAAGATTGGCCGCGCCGTTATGGATGCCGATATTTTCATCAGCCTCACCCACTTTAAGGGGCATGAAATGACCGGCTTTGGCGGAGCCATCAAGAACATCGGCATGGGTTGCGGATCGCGCGCCGGTAAAACGGAGCAACACAGCAACGGCCAGGCCAATATCAACGAATCGCTGTGCGTTGGCTGCAAGGCCTGCATCAGGCAATGCGCCAATGACGCCCTGCACTACTCTGCCGAAACCAAGAAAACCACGGTCGATCACAATAATTGCGTTGGCTGTGGCCGGTGCCTGGGCGCGTGTAATTTTGACGCCATTTCTTTTGCCCATGATGCCGCCATTGAAATGCTCAACTACAAAATGGCCGAATACACCAAGGCCGTGCTGGACGGTCGCCCGCACTTTCATATTTCGCTGATTGTGGATGTTTCGCCCAACTGCGATTGCCATGGCGAAAATGACGCTCCCATTCTGCCCAATATCGGTATGTTTGCCTCATTTGATCCGCTGGCGCTTGATCAGGCCTGTGTGGATGCCTGCATGAAGGCAAAGCCCCTACCTGGCAGTCAGCTTGCGGAAAATCTTGCGAAAAAAGGATTTGTGGATCACCACGACCACTTTAAAAATTCTGGCCCTGAATCCGAGTGGCGTGCCTGCCTGGAGCATGCCGAAAAAATCGGCCTTGGCACACGCGAATATGATCTGATTGTGGTGAAGTAAGCATATTATTCCAGATGTGAAAAAGGCCGGGGCAACCCGGCCTTTCTTGCGTAATGCCGCATGAGCCAGAGGTCTTAATCGGCAAAGGGCAAAACACGGGCAAGCACTATGGCAATATAACCAGCATTAATGGAACGAACATTTAAAATTGCAAGAAATCAGTCATCCAGCGCGACCATATGGATGCGGTTTCCATGCGACTCAACAGAACGGCAAAGGTCGTCAAAAGAAATCCAGACGGTTGCCGTATTGTCATTGGGATGAACGCCAAGGCAGGGATTACCCTCAAGGGCAGTATCAAATACAAGCTCAACTTCGCAGCCCTCGTCATTGAGAATGCCAAAAGGAGTTACTTCCCCTTGGGCCAAATCCAGATACTTGGCGAGGCGCTCTTGCGAGGCAAAGCTTAGCCGGGAAGTACCCAGTTTTTGCTGCAAGACCTTCAAGGGTGCGGCTTTATCATTGGACATGGTCACGAGAAAATGCCGCTTCCCAGCGGAATCTCGCAAAAAAAGATTTTTGCAGACGTCACCTTTAAGATTAATCTTCAGGGCCTTCATTTCATCAATTGAGAAAACGGCCGGATGCTCCGTCACTGTGTACTTCACTCCAAGCCGCTTCAAGTAGTCATAGACTTTTTGTCGTTTCTCAAGATTAGACATTGCATCTCCATAGCAGCAT
This window encodes:
- a CDS encoding DUF362 domain-containing protein — its product is MEKAKVYFTDFRTKAFGDGLPTKLKKMIKKAGIGHIDMKGRFVAIKLHFGELGNISYLRPNYARAVVDTVKDFGGKPFLTDCNTMYPGSRKNALEHLECAWQNGFTPLTVNCPIIIGDGLKGTDEALVPVVGGEYVKEAKIGRAVMDADIFISLTHFKGHEMTGFGGAIKNIGMGCGSRAGKTEQHSNGQANINESLCVGCKACIRQCANDALHYSAETKKTTVDHNNCVGCGRCLGACNFDAISFAHDAAIEMLNYKMAEYTKAVLDGRPHFHISLIVDVSPNCDCHGENDAPILPNIGMFASFDPLALDQACVDACMKAKPLPGSQLAENLAKKGFVDHHDHFKNSGPESEWRACLEHAEKIGLGTREYDLIVVK
- a CDS encoding prolyl-tRNA synthetase associated domain-containing protein, translated to MSNLEKRQKVYDYLKRLGVKYTVTEHPAVFSIDEMKALKINLKGDVCKNLFLRDSAGKRHFLVTMSNDKAAPLKVLQQKLGTSRLSFASQERLAKYLDLAQGEVTPFGILNDEGCEVELVFDTALEGNPCLGVHPNDNTATVWISFDDLCRSVESHGNRIHMVALDD